Proteins co-encoded in one Nicotiana sylvestris chromosome 7, ASM39365v2, whole genome shotgun sequence genomic window:
- the LOC138874052 gene encoding uncharacterized protein yields the protein MHDFIMAEDSELWDVICDGPYIPMKNIGDLPLTMPKTKKEYTNADIKAVEKNFCAKKTLVCGIGSDEYNRISTCETTNEIWEALQIAHEETTQVKQSNIDMLTTEYELFRMKDDEFIQDMHIRFTSIINELYSLDEVIPRNKLVRNILSILPSSWESKANAITEAKDLKELTMDELVGNLKTYEMKRKIDSERRKPKKEKNLVLKAESNDSSEENSDMTYLTKRFQKMVRRNGGILKRDNSSRPKNYDLCRKCGKPGHFIKDCPLMKQEHSKHNPDKAAKRNPVLDKHFKRKRFVDNVVKQALAAWRDSSSKSKEETDTSDSSMMAVKSEGNEYDSIFALMAQSDDDEEDDNDEVNFRDV from the coding sequence atgcatgattttatcatggctgaagATTCTGAGTTGTGGGATGTCATATGTGATGGTCCTTATATCCCAATGAAAAACATTGGAGATCTTCCATTGACGATGCCAAAGACCAAAAAAGAATACACTAACGCAGACATAAAAGCTGTGGAGAAAAACTTTTGTGCCAAGAAAACTTTGGTGTGTGGAATAGGATCTGATGAATACAATAGGATCTCTACTTGTGAAACTACCAAtgagatatgggaagctttgcaaatAGCACATGAGGAAACCACTCAAGTAAAGCAATCTAATATTGATATGCTCACCaccgagtatgaactctttaggatgaaggacgatgaatttattcaagatatgcacataagattcacttccatcataaatgagttataCTCACTTGATGAAGTCATTCCCAGGAACAAGCTAGTGAGGAATATTCTTAGTATCCTGCCTAGTTCATGGGAGAGTAAAGCGAATGCTATTACTGAAGCAAAGGACTTAAAGGAGCTGACCATGGACGAGCTAGTTGGAAATCTGAAAACgtacgagatgaagaggaagatagacagtgaaagaagaaaaccaaagaaggaaaagaacctggtactcaaggctgaaagcaatgactcaagtgaagaGAACAGTGACATGACTTATTTAACCAAAaggtttcagaagatggtcagaagaaatggaggaaTATTAAAAAGGGACAACTCCAGTAGACCAAAGAACTATGACCTCTGCCGTAAGTGTGGAAAGCCGGGGCACTTCATCAAAGATTGTCCTCTCATGAAGCAAGAACACTCCAAACACAACCCTGATAAAGCAGCAAAGAGGAACCCGGTTCTTGACAAGCACTTTAAAAGGAAGAGATTTGTTGATAATGTGGTGAAACAAGCTCTTGCAGCATGGAGAGATTCCTCTAGTAAGTCTAAAGAAGAAACTGATACAAGTGACAGTTCCATGATGGCGGTTAAAAGTGAAGGAAATGAATATGATTCTATAtttgctttgatggcccaatcagacgatgatgaagaagacgacaatgatgaggtaaactttagggatgtttag